One Flavobacterium cerinum genomic window, TGGCAAAAGTCACCAGCGAATAGTGCGAAAGACCTTTGAATTCGTCAAATCGGTATTTTAGGTTGCTATTGCTTATTGCTTTTGCTTTTTCGTCCAGCGTTTTCATTTTAGCCTGAATCTTTTTCAGATCACCGTCAGAAGTAGCCTGATAATAGAATAGCGGTTTCTGAATGGCAGCCAGTCGTTCCGGGATTCTGTTCTCCATTTCCGGTGCAAATTCGGGACTTAAAGAAATATACGCGTTAAAAATCGGGTTGTCTTTATACAGGAAAAAGTTTAAAAATCCGGCAGTCGTGTCTAGTCCGGCAATCATTCGGAATGGCGCTACACGGTATTTTTTTTCGATATACGGGAGTAATTCGGCTCCGATAAATTCGAAAAACTTAGCTCCTTTTTCATTCGGAAGTCCTCCTTCATCATAGGAACAATCATACTCTCTTTCGTTATTTTTATTCTGATTGACAGATATAATGATCATCTCAGGAAGGTCATCCCAATATGCACCATAAGATAAAACCCCATGGAAAGGATTGGTCAGAAATTCTCCGTCAAGAACCACCAGCAACGGATACTTTTTGTCTTTATTGTTCTCGTATGCGTCCGGTGTAATAATGGTAATTTCCCTGGTTTCCTTAAGTTTTTCAGATTGGAAGGCTTCTACAGTCTTTTGTGAAAACAGGGATTGGTTTAGTAAAAATGTTACTAAAAGGAATAGCGTTTGTTTCATGTTTGTTAGTAGTTTCTCGTAGTTTGGAATAGAGAAGCAAGATAACAAAAATTATTTATTTCGATGTAAAAGCGGCAATAACAAAAAGGAAAGTAATCCCATTAAAATTATCAGTCCGGTCTGGGAAGTCCAAAGAATCCACCCGAAAGTTGTGCCGGCTGTTTCCGGTACTGAATATAGTAGTAAAATTTCGGAAATCAATAACGGAAAAGCACCGAAACCTCCGTTGGTAAAACTAATGGCAAGACTACCGACAACAAAGGCTGTTACGACTACTCCAAAACCGATCGTACTGGTTTCTTTTATGGCAAAAATGGCAAAATAAAAAGTGAGCACATAGCCAATCCAGATAAGAGCAGTATAAGCTAAAAAAGCCCATTTATTCGGCATTTGGAATACGCTTAGTACACCTTCAATCAGGCCGGATATTTTTTGCTTGATGATTAGAATCGGTTTCCATTTGGAATAGAGAAACAATAAGGTTATAATAATCAATCCGGCAACTCCGGTCACACCCAACATAATTAGTTTTTGAACCGGGATTTTTTGAGTCAGGAAGGTTTTTAAATAATCAAATTGTAATAATAAAGCGGTAACCATTAAGGCAAGAAGGATAACCAGATCGATTACTCTTTCTGCAATGATAGATCCGAAAGCTTTGTCAAACGGAACGTTGTTGTATTTTTTGACAACCAAAGCACGGGAAACCTCGCCGGATCTCGGGATCGTCAGGTTCATCAGGTAGCCGATACAAACGGCTGCAAGATTGGTTTTGAAAGGCGAAAAATAGCCCATGTGCTCCAGACTGTAACGCCAGCGATAGCCTCTGGCAACCAGACTTACTAATGAGAAAAATGTTGAAATCAGAATATAGTTGTAGTTTGCATTTCTGAAATAGCTTTTCATTTCGTCCAATTGTTCCGGTGTGAACTTATTGAATGCATAATAAACTAAAAAAACTCCCAACAGAAGTGGGAGTACGATACTGATAATTTTTTTAAATTTCTCTTTCAAAAGGATTAGGTTAACGAGTTGTCATTTTCATTCGGGAAAATGATTGAAGGCTTGAATTCTTTGGCCTCTTCTGTAGAAATAATGCCGTATGAAATGATAATGATGATGTCTCCTTTGTGAACCTTTCGAGCCGCAGGGCCGTTAAGGGTTATCTCGCCGCTGTTTCGCGGTCCGGGAATAGCGTAGGTCTCCAGTCGTTCCCCATTGTTGATGTTTACAATAGAGACTTTCTCTCCTTCAAAAATGTTCGAAGCTTCCATTAAAGCTACGTCAATCGTGATACTTCCGATGTAATTTAGATCGGCTCCAGTCACCTTTACACGGTGAATCTTGGACTTAACAACTTGAATTTGCATGGTGCAAAGGTAATTAATTTAGTGCAATATTGTCAATCAATCTGATATTGTTTATGTAAACCGCGATAAAGCCCCTGTATTTTTTGTCGCTGCTTTTGCGCTTTGCGGTTATAAGCGTGGCTTCATCGGCAATTTCAAAATATTCGAGTTGGAAAGCTGGATGTTTAGCAAATGTCCGGATAACGTAATCAGATACTTCGTTAGCCGATTGTGTGCTGAATTTTTGTTTGGCTTCCAGTAAAATCTTGTAAATAAGAGATGCTTCTTCCCGGGCTTCAGTGCTAAGGCGTTCGTTACGGGAACTCATTGCTAATCCGTTTGCTTCGCGGTGAATTGGGCATCCTACAACAGTTACGGGAATATGATATTTTTCTACCAGTTTTTTTACAATCTGCAATTGCTGAAAATCTTTTTCGCCAAAATAAGCGTTGGTAGGCATTACAATTTCAAACAACTTTTTTACAATAGTACCGACACCATCAAAATGACCCGGGCGATGCGCTCCTTCCATTTGGAATTCAAGACCGTCATATTCAAAAGGACTTGATGTGGTGTTTCCTTCGTAAATGTCATCTACCGTAGGAGCGAAGATGATAATGTCTTCGGATACGGTTCGGACTTTCTCGATGTCAAGATCCACATGACGCGGATATTTTTCAAGATCTTCAGCATTGTTAAACTGGGTAGGGTTTACAAATATGCTGATAACGGTAATCTGATTTTCAGAACAGGATTTACTTAATAAAGAAAGGTGTCCCTGGTGTAATGCGCCCATGGTCGGAACAAGTCCGATCGTTTTTTTAGTAGTGCCGATTTGCGTTAAATGTTGCGCTAAATCTGCTTTTTTGGCAAAAACAAACATTTGCTTTAGATTTAAATTGGGTGCAAAATTACTATTTTGTCAAACAACTGCATAAAATTTTGTAATTTTGCATGTTTTTTATATCCAATAAATAAATTTTAGTGCAATGAATGATAAGAGGATATTGTATGTATCATCTGAAGTGGTGCCGTACTTGGCTGAAAATGAGGTTTCTTTAATGTCTTACGACGTGCCGAAAATGATTAACGATCAAGGTGGACAAATTAGGATTTTTATGCCTCGTTATGGAAATATAAATGAGCGCAGGCACCAATTGCATGAAGTTATCCGCTTGTCAGGAATGAATTTAGTGGTAAATGACATGGATATGCCGCTTATTATTAAAGTGGCTTCGATACCAAAAGAGCGTATTCAGGTTTATTTTATCGATAATGATGAATATTTTAAACGTAAAGCTACTTTTTCTGACGAAGATGGTGTGCTGTATCCGGATAACGATGAGCGTTCTATCTTTTTTGCGAAAGGAGTTGTTGAAACCGTTAAAAAATTAAACTGGGTACCGGATATCATTCATGTTCACGGTTGGTTAGCGGGGATGCTTCCTGTTTATATGAAACATTACTATAAAGATGAAGCGTTGTTTGCTGATACCAAAATTGTAACGTCTGTTTATTCACAGTCTTTTGACGGAACGTTAGATCCGGAAATGATGAAAAAAGTGGCTTTCGATGAAATCCCGGATGCATCAATTACTGATCTGGAAATTCCTAACTATGAGAATGTTATGAAAGTCAGTATTCTACATTCCGATGCTGTAATCATAGCGTCTGAAGACTTGTCTCCAAGTTTAACAAAATTTATAGAAACATCAGGTAAACCTTTTTTACCTTTCGTGCCGAAAGATGCTTTTGCTGAAGCATATACTAATTTCTATAAAAATCAAGTTATATAATCATTCTTTGATCTAAAAATAAATATGAATAGGATTTCATTGTTACAAAAATTGCTTCTGTCTTTTACAACGGTTTTGTTGCTTTCCTGCGATAAAGATTTTAATACTATCGGTTCGGATCTTGTCGGGGAAGAAAATTACAACATAGAAAAATACGTAGGGCAGACATTGGCAGCCTATAATAAAGCTACCGGAGGCGTTCAGGCGAATAACCTGCCGGTTAATATTTT contains:
- the panD gene encoding aspartate 1-decarboxylase is translated as MQIQVVKSKIHRVKVTGADLNYIGSITIDVALMEASNIFEGEKVSIVNINNGERLETYAIPGPRNSGEITLNGPAARKVHKGDIIIIISYGIISTEEAKEFKPSIIFPNENDNSLT
- the panC gene encoding pantoate--beta-alanine ligase; translated protein: MFVFAKKADLAQHLTQIGTTKKTIGLVPTMGALHQGHLSLLSKSCSENQITVISIFVNPTQFNNAEDLEKYPRHVDLDIEKVRTVSEDIIIFAPTVDDIYEGNTTSSPFEYDGLEFQMEGAHRPGHFDGVGTIVKKLFEIVMPTNAYFGEKDFQQLQIVKKLVEKYHIPVTVVGCPIHREANGLAMSSRNERLSTEAREEASLIYKILLEAKQKFSTQSANEVSDYVIRTFAKHPAFQLEYFEIADEATLITAKRKSSDKKYRGFIAVYINNIRLIDNIALN
- a CDS encoding lysylphosphatidylglycerol synthase transmembrane domain-containing protein, which produces MKEKFKKIISIVLPLLLGVFLVYYAFNKFTPEQLDEMKSYFRNANYNYILISTFFSLVSLVARGYRWRYSLEHMGYFSPFKTNLAAVCIGYLMNLTIPRSGEVSRALVVKKYNNVPFDKAFGSIIAERVIDLVILLALMVTALLLQFDYLKTFLTQKIPVQKLIMLGVTGVAGLIIITLLFLYSKWKPILIIKQKISGLIEGVLSVFQMPNKWAFLAYTALIWIGYVLTFYFAIFAIKETSTIGFGVVVTAFVVGSLAISFTNGGFGAFPLLISEILLLYSVPETAGTTFGWILWTSQTGLIILMGLLSFLLLPLLHRNK
- a CDS encoding alpha/beta hydrolase; the encoded protein is MKQTLFLLVTFLLNQSLFSQKTVEAFQSEKLKETREITIITPDAYENNKDKKYPLLVVLDGEFLTNPFHGVLSYGAYWDDLPEMIIISVNQNKNNEREYDCSYDEGGLPNEKGAKFFEFIGAELLPYIEKKYRVAPFRMIAGLDTTAGFLNFFLYKDNPIFNAYISLSPEFAPEMENRIPERLAAIQKPLFYYQATSDGDLKKIQAKMKTLDEKAKAISNSNLKYRFDEFKGLSHYSLVTFAIPNAMYHIFDGYQPISTIEFQEKIAKLPTGHTQYLIDKYTNLEKKLGYKPTVRLNDFKAIEAAILKNKNYEELLTLSEVAKKNYPKSMISEYEKGLYYENTNDFKKAHKAYMSAFNMEPIGDLTKDGMLERADAVKSR
- a CDS encoding glycogen/starch synthase, producing the protein MNDKRILYVSSEVVPYLAENEVSLMSYDVPKMINDQGGQIRIFMPRYGNINERRHQLHEVIRLSGMNLVVNDMDMPLIIKVASIPKERIQVYFIDNDEYFKRKATFSDEDGVLYPDNDERSIFFAKGVVETVKKLNWVPDIIHVHGWLAGMLPVYMKHYYKDEALFADTKIVTSVYSQSFDGTLDPEMMKKVAFDEIPDASITDLEIPNYENVMKVSILHSDAVIIASEDLSPSLTKFIETSGKPFLPFVPKDAFAEAYTNFYKNQVI